The Planococcus donghaensis genome contains a region encoding:
- a CDS encoding glycosyltransferase, protein MILYIGIHVFFLAWIIINRLFLPSLPKQPKLTCEPFVSVLVPMRNEERNVATLIKSLKNSTYRQLEFIILNDQSTDGTQQALTQEIAGDSRFKIIMGQKLPEDWVGKVHACHQLQQEASGEYLLFVDADVRFRPKAIEQSLVLLQRKRAQLLTGFPAFDVSPFLSKLLVPMLHFVVLFHLPVFLANHTKFKAATAANGMWMMFESSSYRKIGGHAAVYNSLVEDVHIARKIKEHGYKVVLAHITMSVKCRMYDTNAEVWEGFLKNSYAGIGRSPVMAFFLILFYFIFYILPPFLAIYGIWNGFYLWAVPYALTVAQRWYIDMVTNQRWYLAFLIPLQALAMLAVLTQSMRKSLKKQAYSWKGRHYS, encoded by the coding sequence ATGATTCTTTATATCGGAATCCACGTATTTTTTTTAGCCTGGATTATTATTAATCGACTATTCCTACCTTCCTTGCCAAAGCAGCCAAAGCTTACTTGTGAACCTTTTGTTTCTGTCTTGGTCCCTATGAGAAATGAAGAACGCAATGTGGCTACACTTATAAAATCCTTAAAAAACTCTACGTATCGTCAGTTGGAATTTATCATCTTAAACGACCAGTCAACAGATGGGACTCAACAGGCACTTACTCAAGAAATTGCAGGAGACTCCCGCTTCAAAATTATTATGGGCCAAAAACTCCCTGAAGATTGGGTCGGAAAAGTTCACGCTTGCCACCAATTACAACAGGAAGCTTCTGGAGAGTATTTATTGTTTGTAGATGCAGACGTTCGTTTTCGTCCAAAAGCTATCGAGCAATCACTGGTGTTGCTTCAACGAAAACGAGCGCAATTGTTAACCGGATTCCCTGCTTTTGATGTATCACCTTTTCTTAGCAAATTGCTGGTTCCCATGTTGCATTTTGTAGTATTGTTTCATCTCCCCGTTTTTCTAGCTAATCACACCAAATTTAAAGCAGCCACTGCCGCTAATGGAATGTGGATGATGTTTGAATCATCAAGTTACCGAAAGATTGGGGGACATGCAGCAGTTTACAATTCATTAGTTGAAGATGTTCATATCGCCAGGAAAATAAAGGAGCACGGTTATAAAGTCGTATTGGCACACATTACAATGTCCGTAAAATGTCGTATGTACGATACTAACGCAGAAGTGTGGGAAGGATTTTTGAAAAATAGTTACGCCGGAATTGGCCGCTCTCCTGTCATGGCTTTTTTCCTCATTCTCTTTTACTTTATTTTCTATATCCTTCCCCCGTTTCTCGCAATCTATGGCATATGGAATGGATTTTATTTATGGGCGGTTCCATATGCGTTAACAGTAGCTCAGCGGTGGTACATTGATATGGTGACCAACCAACGTTGGTACTTGGCGTTTCTCATACCACTGCAAGCTTTAGCAATGCTTGCTGTACTCACACAATCTATGCGCAAGTCTTTAAAAAAACAAGCTTACTCATGGAAAGGAAGACATTATTCATGA
- a CDS encoding phytoene/squalene synthase family protein codes for MNLKDAYISCEKVIAMHSKSFYKAFSLLPKEKRKAVWAVYAFCRTVDDIVDEGTNSTEELAQFKQDFQRFLTGIYDDGNPMWVALADVFDNYEMDVEAFSGLITGQEMDLTINRYRTMDELLHYSYYVASTVGLMLLPILAPGKTVILKEGAISLGYAMQITNILRDIGEDLEMGRIYLPEEIMKKYELHEDELRAGIISPQFIAVWEDLAEKAECHYKKAFETIHEYPLSSRVPVKGAALVYREILATIRSKEYNVFREKHFVPDESKQAILACL; via the coding sequence ATGAATTTAAAAGATGCTTATATTTCCTGTGAAAAAGTCATTGCTATGCATTCGAAAAGTTTCTATAAAGCTTTTTCATTATTGCCGAAAGAAAAAAGAAAAGCAGTTTGGGCCGTATATGCTTTCTGTCGCACAGTAGACGATATTGTCGATGAAGGAACAAATTCGACTGAAGAGCTTGCACAATTTAAACAAGACTTTCAAAGGTTTTTGACAGGCATTTATGATGACGGAAATCCTATGTGGGTAGCACTTGCAGACGTATTTGACAATTACGAAATGGATGTTGAGGCGTTCTCGGGTTTGATTACAGGGCAGGAAATGGACTTGACCATTAACCGCTACAGAACAATGGATGAATTGCTGCACTATAGTTATTACGTAGCTAGTACAGTAGGGTTGATGTTATTGCCAATTTTAGCACCGGGAAAAACAGTGATTTTAAAAGAAGGTGCTATTTCGCTTGGCTATGCCATGCAAATCACCAATATACTTCGTGATATTGGTGAAGATTTGGAAATGGGAAGAATCTATTTACCAGAAGAAATTATGAAGAAATACGAATTGCATGAAGACGAATTACGTGCCGGAATTATTAGTCCCCAGTTTATTGCGGTTTGGGAAGATTTGGCTGAAAAAGCCGAGTGTCATTATAAAAAGGCTTTTGAAACCATTCATGAATATCCACTATCTTCACGCGTACCAGTTAAAGGAGCAGCCCTCGTTTACCGTGAGATTTTAGCAACAATCAGATCAAAAGAATACAACGTGTTCCGTGAAAAACACTTTGTGCCCGACGAATCAAAACAAGCCATATTAGCTTGCTTATAA
- a CDS encoding phytoene desaturase family protein, whose protein sequence is MKKIVIVGGGLGGLASAVTLAHAGFDVELFEKNDHFGGKLMPVQLGNYHFDFGPNTITMPKVFTNIISQTGENPQDYLDFIPLKAHTRNHFPNGSFFDFTNNQQQMISQLQTIDAQAAMNYPTFINEISRLHKLSERYFFPVTFQSWRDYLSPSLGFALFQVRPVESMHHFFQRYFTNPFLVQAFDRYATYIGSSPYQAPATFSMIAYLELVEGVYYTKGGNTKIAEAFAAVAKKAGAKLHLNTAVTKIITDKGQATGIELQDGTSISADKVILNGDLLSVFPDLVAEDVRPSLSDKKIAAFEPSISAFVITAGLTKKLDMLKHHNVFFSSDYKKEFTDLFETAAYSDEPTVYISNSSYTDPAISPDGDNLFILVNAPALTKEGHLQINPELYKERIYDFLFSYGVDIRSHLAEERIFTPAFIREKFGSFRGALYGPSSNRKKDAFLRPPNASRDIQNLYFVGGSTHPGGGSPMVVLSGLNVAKKIIHMAQPK, encoded by the coding sequence ATGAAAAAAATTGTCATCGTTGGCGGTGGACTGGGTGGATTGGCTTCTGCGGTGACGCTTGCCCATGCAGGGTTTGACGTAGAACTATTTGAAAAAAACGATCATTTTGGTGGGAAACTGATGCCTGTGCAACTTGGAAATTATCATTTTGATTTTGGCCCAAATACCATTACAATGCCGAAAGTTTTCACCAACATTATTTCGCAAACAGGAGAAAACCCACAAGACTATTTAGATTTTATCCCATTAAAAGCGCATACTCGCAATCACTTTCCCAACGGTAGTTTTTTTGACTTTACAAACAATCAGCAGCAGATGATTTCTCAGCTTCAAACAATCGATGCCCAAGCGGCAATGAATTACCCTACTTTCATCAATGAAATTAGCCGTTTGCATAAACTATCCGAACGTTATTTCTTCCCAGTAACGTTTCAATCGTGGCGCGATTACTTGTCACCATCACTTGGTTTCGCACTTTTCCAAGTACGTCCTGTAGAATCTATGCATCACTTTTTCCAGCGTTATTTTACGAACCCTTTCTTGGTTCAAGCCTTTGACCGGTATGCGACATACATCGGCTCGTCCCCTTACCAAGCACCGGCTACATTTTCCATGATTGCTTATTTAGAGTTGGTCGAAGGCGTTTACTATACAAAAGGCGGAAACACAAAAATTGCTGAAGCTTTTGCTGCCGTTGCAAAAAAAGCTGGGGCTAAACTGCATTTAAATACAGCCGTTACTAAAATTATTACAGACAAGGGTCAAGCGACGGGCATCGAACTCCAAGATGGGACCTCTATCTCAGCTGACAAAGTAATTTTAAATGGAGATTTGTTATCGGTTTTTCCTGACTTAGTCGCAGAAGACGTGCGTCCGTCTTTATCTGATAAAAAGATAGCGGCGTTTGAACCTTCGATATCAGCGTTTGTGATTACCGCAGGCTTAACGAAAAAACTCGATATGCTAAAACATCACAATGTTTTTTTCTCATCAGATTATAAAAAAGAATTTACCGATTTATTCGAGACTGCTGCATATAGCGATGAACCAACCGTTTACATCAGCAATTCCTCTTATACAGATCCAGCTATTTCACCCGATGGAGACAATTTGTTTATCTTAGTCAATGCCCCGGCCTTAACTAAAGAAGGGCATCTTCAAATCAATCCTGAGTTGTATAAAGAACGTATTTACGATTTTTTGTTTAGCTACGGCGTTGATATCCGAAGCCACTTAGCAGAAGAAAGAATTTTCACACCTGCTTTTATTCGCGAAAAATTTGGGTCGTTCCGAGGAGCTTTATATGGCCCATCTTCTAACCGAAAAAAAGATGCTTTTTTGCGCCCACCAAATGCAAGTCGCGATATTCAAAACCTTTATTTTGTTGGGGGCAGTACGCACCCTGGGGGTGGGTCACCGATGGTTGTTTTAAGCGGATTGAATGTTGCGAAGAAGATTATCCACATGGCTCAGCCAAAATAA
- a CDS encoding phytoene desaturase family protein — MKIAMIGGGVGGMMGALYLTNMGFDVTIFEKEDKLGGRLTFVERDGFKIDQGPTIVLLPEMFQDLLQQAGVPEEDTELLLCDPLYSIRFPDGVVYTKYPDIDRQLEEIENVFPSEKEGFLRFISEGRERFKIGKSSFLEHSFVNKADFFTAGNIRKLMKLKPQQSVNKLMSNYFRDERLQLAYSLQSLYIGGDPFRAPAMYALVPFSEHEHGVYYLKGGYGSLIPVLEKALRSRTNVTIKTSSPVKKIVTENQKATGVETASGFEAFDAVVYNGDFPGIEKVLPEQKKKSYTASSGCVLLYFGLNKVYEEGNVHQFFIGDSYIDHMDDVFVKKQKTENPAIYTFHPSKIDDSLAPEGKGVLYVLVPVPSGTDIDWANEKEWIDRIIDRIESLAFPNFREAVEWMEVRTPSEAEAFGLFKGGSFGIGPTLFQSGVFRPQVKPFKTDRLYAVGASVHPGGGIPIVMQGAKLLAEQIQGDFAKERSNA; from the coding sequence ATGAAAATCGCGATGATTGGTGGCGGCGTTGGTGGCATGATGGGTGCTTTGTATTTAACCAATATGGGATTTGACGTCACTATTTTTGAAAAAGAAGATAAATTGGGTGGCCGTTTAACGTTTGTTGAGCGGGATGGCTTTAAAATTGATCAAGGCCCTACTATTGTATTGCTACCTGAAATGTTCCAAGACCTTTTACAACAAGCAGGAGTTCCAGAAGAGGATACCGAATTGTTATTATGTGATCCACTTTACTCAATTCGCTTTCCAGATGGAGTAGTCTACACAAAATATCCAGACATTGATCGGCAGTTAGAGGAAATCGAAAATGTTTTTCCATCTGAAAAAGAAGGGTTTCTTCGATTTATTTCAGAAGGACGTGAGCGTTTTAAAATCGGCAAATCTTCATTTTTAGAGCATTCATTTGTAAATAAAGCCGATTTTTTCACAGCAGGAAACATAAGAAAATTGATGAAATTAAAACCTCAACAATCTGTTAACAAACTTATGTCGAACTATTTCCGCGATGAGCGACTACAGCTAGCTTATTCCTTGCAGTCTTTGTATATCGGTGGAGATCCTTTCCGCGCTCCAGCCATGTATGCGCTTGTTCCTTTTAGTGAACATGAACACGGTGTGTACTACCTAAAAGGTGGATACGGCAGCTTAATTCCGGTGTTAGAAAAAGCACTTCGATCACGTACTAACGTAACGATTAAAACGAGTAGCCCGGTTAAAAAAATCGTGACTGAAAACCAAAAAGCTACCGGAGTTGAAACAGCATCCGGCTTTGAAGCTTTCGATGCGGTTGTCTATAACGGCGACTTTCCAGGCATTGAAAAAGTGTTGCCTGAACAGAAAAAGAAAAGTTACACAGCATCTTCTGGATGCGTATTATTGTATTTTGGATTGAATAAAGTATATGAAGAAGGCAATGTCCACCAATTTTTCATCGGTGACAGTTACATCGACCACATGGATGATGTGTTTGTGAAAAAGCAGAAGACTGAAAATCCTGCAATTTACACGTTTCATCCATCAAAAATAGATGATTCACTAGCGCCAGAAGGCAAAGGCGTACTGTATGTATTGGTTCCGGTACCTTCCGGAACAGATATTGATTGGGCAAATGAGAAAGAATGGATTGATCGAATTATCGATCGTATAGAAAGTTTAGCCTTCCCGAATTTCCGTGAAGCAGTTGAATGGATGGAAGTTCGTACACCTTCTGAAGCAGAAGCTTTTGGTTTGTTTAAAGGAGGCAGTTTCGGAATTGGTCCAACTTTGTTCCAATCAGGCGTTTTCCGACCGCAAGTTAAACCGTTTAAAACAGATCGCTTGTATGCAGTAGGTGCTTCAGTACATCCAGGAGGAGGCATTCCTATTGTGATGCAAGGCGCAAAGTTGCTAGCTGAACAAATCCAAGGCGATTTTGCAAAGGAAAGGAGCAATGCATAA
- a CDS encoding phytoene desaturase family protein yields MSERMIVIGAGPGGLAAAMLLASRGYKVDVYEKQPWIGGRNAELRLGDFTFDTGPTFLSMLHLVEELFEVTGRNLKDYMNAVELDPMYELVFEDENLIMTRNNQEMKKQINEKFKGDGDGYERFMKETAKKLEALSPMLQSKMDSYFDMVHPKVLKALPELEINKTLYDVLSRYFKDERLKMAFAFQSKYLGMSPWECPGAFSILSYMEHAYGIFHPIGGVNQLSHAMAKVVEELGGKIHTSTGVKKLWIENRKVKGVDLENGKREKADQVIINGDFAHVMNNLVEPGILKKYTPEKLAKKKYSCSTFMLYLGLDKKYDLSHHTIIFAKDYKKNVEEMTKSRILSADPSIYVQNASVTDPTLAPEGKSALYILAPVPNNFSDIGWENEQQAFRELVLDTIEEKSEFKNLRDHIEVEKMLTPMGWQEDYSVYQGATFNLGHQLTQMMVFRPHNKFEELSNCWLVGGGTHPGSGLPTILESARITTNGILEQHGKKGIPILPLPAMEGFA; encoded by the coding sequence ATGTCAGAGAGAATGATTGTGATAGGCGCAGGCCCAGGGGGACTGGCCGCAGCTATGTTATTGGCAAGTAGAGGATATAAAGTAGATGTCTATGAGAAGCAACCGTGGATAGGTGGCCGAAATGCAGAGCTGCGTCTTGGTGATTTTACGTTTGATACGGGTCCCACTTTCTTGAGTATGCTGCATTTAGTAGAAGAATTGTTTGAAGTAACAGGTCGTAACTTAAAAGATTATATGAATGCTGTTGAACTAGATCCAATGTATGAATTAGTTTTTGAAGATGAAAACTTGATAATGACACGAAATAACCAAGAAATGAAAAAGCAAATTAATGAAAAATTCAAAGGCGATGGAGACGGTTATGAACGTTTTATGAAAGAAACGGCCAAGAAGTTAGAAGCCTTATCGCCGATGTTGCAATCAAAGATGGATAGCTATTTTGATATGGTCCATCCTAAAGTTTTAAAAGCGTTGCCAGAACTTGAAATAAACAAAACGCTTTATGATGTTTTATCTCGATATTTTAAAGATGAGCGATTAAAAATGGCCTTTGCCTTTCAATCCAAGTATTTAGGGATGTCTCCATGGGAGTGTCCGGGTGCATTTTCTATTCTTTCTTATATGGAGCACGCTTACGGCATTTTCCATCCTATTGGCGGGGTAAATCAACTATCGCATGCGATGGCGAAAGTAGTAGAAGAGTTAGGTGGCAAAATCCATACTAGCACAGGTGTAAAAAAACTATGGATCGAAAATCGTAAAGTCAAAGGAGTAGACTTAGAAAACGGCAAGCGTGAAAAAGCAGATCAAGTCATTATTAACGGTGACTTTGCGCACGTTATGAATAATTTGGTCGAACCGGGAATTTTAAAAAAATACACACCAGAGAAATTGGCGAAGAAAAAATACTCGTGCTCTACGTTTATGCTCTACTTAGGACTGGATAAAAAATACGATCTTTCTCACCATACGATTATATTTGCTAAAGATTATAAAAAAAATGTAGAAGAAATGACGAAATCGCGTATCCTCTCTGCAGACCCTTCAATTTATGTGCAAAATGCAAGTGTGACAGATCCGACTTTAGCCCCTGAAGGAAAATCGGCATTGTATATTTTAGCGCCAGTTCCAAATAATTTTAGTGACATCGGTTGGGAAAACGAACAACAAGCCTTCCGTGAATTGGTATTAGATACGATTGAAGAAAAATCGGAATTCAAAAATCTTCGCGATCATATAGAAGTTGAAAAAATGTTAACACCGATGGGCTGGCAAGAAGATTATTCAGTTTATCAAGGAGCGACATTTAACTTAGGACATCAATTAACACAAATGATGGTCTTCCGTCCTCACAATAAATTTGAAGAACTGAGCAATTGTTGGTTAGTCGGTGGTGGCACACACCCAGGAAGTGGATTACCGACAATCTTAGAATCGGCACGTATTACAACTAACGGTATACTTGAGCAACATGGTAAAAAAGGAATTCCAATCTTACCGCTTCCAGCAATGGAGGGATTTGCATGA
- a CDS encoding lysophospholipid acyltransferase family protein, with translation MIKATKSALFETGFNLYLTPLIRFSFSRLLGQGVKAIPQKPVLFIANHSSWWDGLVFFYLNRTIWHHDIHMMMHEKGLKKYSYFRYLGAFSINREKPKEILTSLQYAEALLKQGKSVILFPQGDEFHLEKRPLTFQSGAAYLMEKCPEVSVVPMSFYYSFGHQQKPELWVRQHAVISNEEIAQLTRKEKTLYLQQLCTEQLDHLKSAVISENSEAFQSLGKRRS, from the coding sequence ATGATCAAAGCCACTAAATCTGCTTTGTTTGAAACCGGCTTCAACTTGTATTTAACGCCACTTATTCGATTTTCTTTTAGTCGTTTACTTGGTCAAGGAGTAAAAGCAATTCCTCAAAAGCCCGTATTATTTATCGCCAATCATAGCTCTTGGTGGGACGGTTTGGTGTTCTTTTACTTAAATCGGACGATTTGGCATCACGATATTCATATGATGATGCATGAAAAAGGACTTAAGAAATATTCTTATTTCCGCTATCTTGGCGCATTCTCTATTAATCGTGAGAAACCAAAAGAAATTCTGACTTCACTTCAATATGCTGAAGCTTTATTAAAGCAAGGAAAATCCGTTATTCTTTTTCCGCAAGGCGATGAATTTCACCTTGAAAAGAGGCCGCTCACTTTTCAATCAGGTGCCGCTTATTTAATGGAGAAGTGCCCTGAAGTTTCTGTAGTGCCAATGAGTTTCTACTATTCTTTTGGACACCAACAAAAACCTGAACTTTGGGTTCGTCAGCATGCGGTGATTTCAAACGAAGAAATTGCTCAGTTAACAAGAAAAGAGAAAACCTTATACCTTCAACAACTTTGTACAGAACAACTTGACCACTTAAAAAGTGCAGTCATTAGTGAAAATAGCGAAGCGTTTCAGTCTCTCGGAAAAAGGAGAAGTTGA
- a CDS encoding carotenoid biosynthesis protein — translation MWENRIFKLFIFWYICGIILLGFDLLPSWLEWANAFFLILAGTLGFLYFLNRFDVLSGSVLSAFIFFSTFIVEWAGSDSGFLFGSYDYTEHFAPNIFGVPIAIGFAWLMVMATTHVVARWIIPAGGFFYAVVGGIGAVIIDLIIDPVAYQVKQYWIWEDTGLYYDIPWTNFFGWFVVAFVLHVVIDFLMKKKSLVIAAEQPEKRMVLLYVLMIAMFVMLGSIGGLLLAAFLTTGLTTLIVLVAWKRRPV, via the coding sequence GTGTGGGAAAACCGGATATTTAAGCTGTTTATTTTTTGGTATATTTGTGGAATTATCCTTCTCGGATTTGACCTTTTACCTTCATGGTTGGAATGGGCAAATGCATTTTTTTTAATTTTGGCTGGCACTCTTGGCTTTCTATATTTTCTTAATCGCTTTGATGTGCTTAGTGGATCTGTTCTGAGCGCTTTTATCTTCTTCTCTACTTTTATAGTTGAATGGGCAGGTTCGGATAGCGGTTTCTTATTTGGCTCTTACGATTACACAGAGCATTTTGCCCCAAATATATTTGGCGTGCCTATCGCAATTGGATTTGCTTGGTTAATGGTTATGGCTACCACACACGTCGTGGCACGTTGGATAATTCCAGCCGGCGGTTTTTTCTACGCTGTGGTTGGAGGGATTGGTGCTGTAATTATAGATTTGATCATTGACCCAGTAGCCTATCAAGTCAAACAATATTGGATTTGGGAAGATACTGGTCTTTATTATGATATTCCTTGGACGAACTTTTTTGGCTGGTTCGTAGTGGCCTTTGTTCTACACGTTGTAATCGACTTCCTAATGAAAAAAAAATCTTTGGTTATTGCTGCCGAACAGCCTGAAAAGCGTATGGTGCTTTTATATGTATTAATGATTGCTATGTTTGTTATGCTCGGATCTATCGGTGGTTTATTATTAGCCGCTTTCTTAACTACTGGATTAACCACTTTGATCGTTTTAGTGGCTTGGAAGAGGCGACCAGTATGA
- a CDS encoding DUF1059 domain-containing protein, translating to MKTMTCKQLAGACDQPFSANSFEEIAKKSQQHGKEMFQQGDQAHLDAMNNMGKFTSEEMKIWLEQKKEEFDSLPEDN from the coding sequence ATGAAGACCATGACCTGTAAACAACTAGCAGGTGCCTGCGATCAACCATTTAGTGCGAATTCTTTTGAGGAAATAGCGAAAAAAAGTCAACAACATGGAAAAGAGATGTTTCAGCAAGGAGATCAAGCTCATTTAGATGCGATGAATAATATGGGCAAGTTCACATCGGAAGAAATGAAAATATGGCTTGAACAGAAAAAAGAAGAATTCGATTCCTTGCCTGAAGACAATTGA